Sequence from the Flavobacterium sp. TR2 genome:
ATTCCAGTTAATGAAATATTAGTTTTCATTCCATCTGTAAAAGCTTTTTCAGGATTATGACAAGTTGCACAGCTTCGGTCATTGTTTTTAGAAAGGCTTTTGTCATAAAACAATTTCTCTCCTAAAATGGCTTTTTCTTTAGTGAAATTATATTCTTTAGAAAGTACAAAAGCATTTACATCAAAAGCATCTTTGTCAAATAAAGTTTCAATTGTTGGTTTTAGCGGACTGCTTTTCTTTACATTTTTAATGTTTTCTTCTTGCTGAAAAGCTTTCAGTTTTTTCGAAATAGGATTTAGATATTCTGTTATAAAAATAGCGCGATTGAAAGCATTGAAATTATTATTTTCAGTGCAATATTTTTGTGCGTTTCTCGTCAATTGTTTTAATTGAGACACTGATTTATTTTGTGGATTAATCTTTTCAAGCGTTTCTGGAATTGAAGTTAAACTTTCTCCAGCTTCTGGAATTGAAGATTGTAAAATTGGACTGTCAAACCCTGTGATTCCTAAAGCAATAACTCTAAAGACATTCTGCTGAATGGCATCCAGAACGTAATCATCACTAATCGTAATAACCTCAAAAGTGCTTTTTAACTGTTTGATATTAGATTGAAAAATATTCAATTCCCTTATTAAATCCTCTTTACTCTCAGAAGTATATTCAGGATAAATCATTTCTTCCATCACCTGAAAGCCATGAGGCTCAAAAGATCTGTTTTCTTCCAATTCCATTTCGTCCAAAGCAGGGCCATTCATAAATCTGGCTGTTTCTGGAATAAAATATTCAATCGCCCATTCGACCTTTTTGTAAGCTAAGCGAGATTTTTTGAATTGTGATATAATTTCTTTTTGTGCTGAATTTTGGCTGACCAATTGCTGAAATTGGGCAATTTCATTATTTAGTTTAGTCAAATCTATAAGTAGCTCTTGTTTGACAGTTGCTTTTGAAACTTCATTTTTTTGGCATGAAAAGGAAAAACAAAGCAGTAAGAACAGGAAAGTAAAATGTTTTAATTTCATAATAGGATTGTAATAGCAACAACCCTTATCGCAAAATAAGGGTTGTCAAATAGATTTTGGCTGTGATTGTTATCGTTGTACGTTTCTGATAATTACAGTTTGCCCTCCCTCTTTATTAGTTTGAGTACCAGAGCCATCAGCATTTTTGAATGCATCACTCTGCCAAGTATGAGGGTGAATATTTACTGTGAAAGTATCTGGAACACCTATGATATCTGAAATATCTTGCATTGCGCCAAACTCCCAGCTTCCAAATCTCATTTCGCCAGTTTGGTTGTAAAGCGTATTCCAAGCTGTGTCTGTTCTCTTGTGGTTCATGTTTAACCACGCTTTGTTTTGTTTTGTAGCAATATTATATTGCCAGATATACGAATCGTGTTTTGCATCGGCGTAGTAGCTATCGCCATCTTCCTGAATGTAAACGTAGTTTTCTGTTACGCATAAATTATCAGGATTGATGATTCCGGTTCCTGGAGTGCTGTCGCCTTCAACAGCCAATTCTAAAGTTCCTTTTAATGGGTTTGTTGCATCCAATTTTAGTTTATAAACTCTTCCCCACATAGTATATCCTTCAACAGGAGCATTGTTGGTTGCTTGACCTGTAGCTGTAAAATAAATTTCTCTATTGTTGCTTGCGCTTCCTTTTCTGTAATCTACGTCTTCAACTCTAGAAAAACGAATCGCTTTTAAATCATTAACTGTTGTATTGATAACAGCTCCAGTTAAATTTTTAGCATTAGGAATTTCAACAAATTCAACAGGATATGAACTATTTAGAGTCATAGACTTTTCAACCTGATTTCCGTCTGTTCTTTTTAAAGCGTATAATTTTCCGTTAGATAAATCACCAACTGTGCTTACATACATAATTAATTGACCAGCGCTTACGTGAGAAGTTGCATACGATTGATCTTCTCCGATTAGAATTACAGTTTTCCCAGGATAAGCTTCTTTAGGAAGCGGAACCGCATTTTCCATACTTGCTTTTCCTAAAGCTGGCAAAACTCTATCAGTTCTCGCTTTGTCAGAAGATAATCCTAGCGGATTGATTCCGTGAACCATACTTTCCTGACCGCTTTCTCCAGCAGTTAAAAAGATTGGTCCAAATCCGTGGATTTCTGGAGTTGCTAAAGTTGCAGAACATAAACGAGTTAGACCTCCAACACCATCAACGATATAATCTCCTTTTACAGGTTTGAAAGTTTTATCTAGATAAACTCTTGATACAGATTGAATAATTTCATGGTTTGTAATCATAATGTATCCATCGCCATTTGGATCTTTCATTAATCCAGCTCCGTCTGGCTGTGCCCCGTAAACAAAAGAAGGTGAATTTGGAAGAACATCTGCACTTGAAATTAAAGTGCTGATTTTTAAGTTTTCAAAACCGCTCATTGCATAAACAAAAGGTGGCACTTTTGATTGTGAAGTAAAATCTATACTAGCATTTACGCTATTTGAATCTTTGTCGTCATTTTGACAGCTTATTGCAGAAAGACCTGCAATTCCAAGCAAGGTAATCGATTTTAAAAAGTTAGCTTTCATAAATTGTTTTTTATTTTTTTGATTGAGGCAAAGCTATCTCTCTAAAACAAAGTACAAGTTATGTTAATTTTTTCTTAATGCTAATAATTGTAAGTCTTGTATTATGAAAAGGTAAATTGAAAGTTTCGAATGTAAATTTAAGACTCATAAAAAAGTTTTCAAATTACTTAAAGAGCTGATTTAGACTGACCGATTTCTTTTCTTTTAGCTTTTTTACAATCTTAAGAAAGGCAATCGCAGTAATGTACGCATCACCCAAAGCAGTATGACGGTCTTTTTTTGAAATATCAAATTTATCAGCCAGATCGTCTAGGGTATAATGATCTTTTCGCTCAAATAAATGCGATTGAATTAAAGTCTTTTTGTATAAATATGCCGTATCTAAAGTTTTGTTTTGCAATTGAGGCAGTCCATTACGTTCTAAAGCTTTATTGATCATCATAACATCAAAAATGGTATGATGTGCAATGATTATAGAATCTCCTAAAAAATCTAAAAACTGCTGTAAAGCTTCTAGTTCAGTCGGACGTTTGATAAGCAGATCTTTTAAAATGCCATGAATTTGAGCTGTCGATTTATCATAATGATCTTGTTCCAAATAAACCTCAAAAGTTTCCTGAATATTAATAGACCCGTTTTGAAGAACCAGTGCTCCAATGCACAAAATGCGGTCGTTATCGTAGTCAAATCCTGTAGTTTCGGTATCTAGAACTACAAAACGAGTCTCTTCGATGGTAACACTTTCATCGAACAGATTATTTTCTTCTTTCTTCCAAAAATTGAATAAACTCATTATACCAGATTTGAGATATTAAAACGAACCGAAATCAGTTCCTGAAGCTCTTTAATAGTTTTAAAAGTACGTTTCAGCTTAATTTTTTCCATTTTGGTTAAAGATTCCAGCTCGATAAACTGTCCAGAGTCATGATGCAGCAATCCTTGTTTGGTTCTAAATTTTAATAGCGCCTTAAACGAATAAGAGCATGACAAATACAGTTCTCTATTATTTGGTTCCAATTCGGCTAATTTTTCAAAACGTTCTGCCGTATTGCTGATTCCTTTTATCGAATGAGATAAAATTAAAACGCGCGCTGCGTCGGTTAAAGGCATTAAAGCTCTTCGTTTAATATCAAAATTATCTTTATTGGCACCGTCTTGTTCAACCAAGAATTGTCTGAAGAAACCAGTTGGAGAAGGACTTTGCAAAGCACCGCTAACCAAATGCATATAAAAAATCGGATTTGCTTTCACGTTTTCGAAAATAGATTCAGACAGTTCATTAACGATTTCTGAATCACCATAAGTTTTGCTGTAATCGAAGAAAATGAATGAAAGCAGGACTTCATTTTTTCCAGGATTTGTAATCCAATGATGTACCTGAGCTTTCCATTCGTCCAAACTCATGCACCATTTCGGACTTGAAGCCATCATATCGGCTGGGCAATAATCGTAGCCAATTTCAAAAAGGCCTTTGTTTACAAGCCTAGCAAATTTTAAGAAATAAATTTTAGTTTCTTCTTTAAAAACTTCGTTTACATTTTCATAAACAATCGCATTATCCTGATCAGTATGCAGCATCTGCTCACCGCGCCCTTGGCTTCCGAGCGCGAGCCAAGCAAATTTTACAGGCGGCGGACTGCTCATTTTTTCCAGACAGATTTCTATAACTCGAGTAGTGCAGGCTTCATTCAATTCTGTAATGATTTTGGTAATCAATGTCATCGGAATATTTTGATCCAAATAACCTTGAAGAAGCTGCATGATTCGGTTACGAATTGGTTTTATTTCTTTGATTTTTTTAGTGCGTTTCAGAGCCTTTATCAAAACTGCTGGATTATTTCCGAGCGCTACCATCACGTCATGTTTCGATAAAATTCCTACTGCTTTTGTGTTTACGGTTCCGTCCTTGGTCAAACACAAATGACTG
This genomic interval carries:
- a CDS encoding cytochrome-c peroxidase; the encoded protein is MKLKHFTFLFLLLCFSFSCQKNEVSKATVKQELLIDLTKLNNEIAQFQQLVSQNSAQKEIISQFKKSRLAYKKVEWAIEYFIPETARFMNGPALDEMELEENRSFEPHGFQVMEEMIYPEYTSESKEDLIRELNIFQSNIKQLKSTFEVITISDDYVLDAIQQNVFRVIALGITGFDSPILQSSIPEAGESLTSIPETLEKINPQNKSVSQLKQLTRNAQKYCTENNNFNAFNRAIFITEYLNPISKKLKAFQQEENIKNVKKSSPLKPTIETLFDKDAFDVNAFVLSKEYNFTKEKAILGEKLFYDKSLSKNNDRSCATCHNPEKAFTDGMKTNISLTGINLPRNTPTLTYASLQNAQFWDMRQLDLEKQSVDVIQNKDEMHGSMENIHAKIQLDKEYVKLFKKAYPKTTKPEAWQIQNAIASYVRSLNAFDSRFDEYMRGNKNALTQEEIEGMNLFMGKAKCATCHFTPLFNGTVPPSYSKTEHEVIGTPNEPSGKSLSSDKGRYIYNQMPQLVGAFKTPTVRNAAVTAPYMHNGVFRTLEEVVSFYNKGGGIGLGYQVENQTLPFDKLNLTVKEEKAIVAFMKALTDKKYQ
- a CDS encoding PolC-type DNA polymerase III, with translation MSLFNFWKKEENNLFDESVTIEETRFVVLDTETTGFDYDNDRILCIGALVLQNGSINIQETFEVYLEQDHYDKSTAQIHGILKDLLIKRPTELEALQQFLDFLGDSIIIAHHTIFDVMMINKALERNGLPQLQNKTLDTAYLYKKTLIQSHLFERKDHYTLDDLADKFDISKKDRHTALGDAYITAIAFLKIVKKLKEKKSVSLNQLFK
- a CDS encoding DUF294 nucleotidyltransferase-like domain-containing protein, whose amino-acid sequence is MKNTISQRVADFLKGFPPFNFLHQRDLEKLSEQISILYKEKDAVIFAENDKTHDSFYVVHKGAVALKKSTKNTVLDMCDEGDIFGLRPLLAQENYVMEAVAHEESILYAIPIAVFKPYALENRNVGNFLIESYASNTRNPYSDIHKDKLYGDDQLNENLHSSNHSFDLAPIKYSKKIVTCSPSTTVKDIAKIMNKKKVGAILIVDEMLPIGILTDKDLRNKIVTGDFPITTTAETIMIKPVITYPKKMTVTEAQMAMMKSNISHLCLTKDGTVNTKAVGILSKHDVMVALGNNPAVLIKALKRTKKIKEIKPIRNRIMQLLQGYLDQNIPMTLITKIITELNEACTTRVIEICLEKMSSPPPVKFAWLALGSQGRGEQMLHTDQDNAIVYENVNEVFKEETKIYFLKFARLVNKGLFEIGYDYCPADMMASSPKWCMSLDEWKAQVHHWITNPGKNEVLLSFIFFDYSKTYGDSEIVNELSESIFENVKANPIFYMHLVSGALQSPSPTGFFRQFLVEQDGANKDNFDIKRRALMPLTDAARVLILSHSIKGISNTAERFEKLAELEPNNRELYLSCSYSFKALLKFRTKQGLLHHDSGQFIELESLTKMEKIKLKRTFKTIKELQELISVRFNISNLV